The following are from one region of the Paenalkalicoccus suaedae genome:
- a CDS encoding chemotaxis protein CheC: protein MTLLNERQRDVLKEIGNIGAAHAATSLSQLLNKKIDMRVPAVSVVPFHEISEYVGGEDEPVAAVMLKIEGDAPGTMFFMIPIQEANELIRYLTGNSSTDLIDEINGDSESISVSAFNEVGNILAGSYLSSLSDFTGLTLAPTPPASAVDMATAILSYGLIEVSKEMDSALVIDTVITEPDTTIQTMRGHFFLLPDPDSLATIFTSLGVNDYDNDH from the coding sequence ATGACACTTTTGAATGAACGCCAACGCGATGTATTAAAAGAGATCGGTAATATTGGGGCAGCGCATGCGGCAACGTCGCTGTCCCAGCTGTTAAATAAAAAAATTGATATGCGAGTTCCAGCAGTATCAGTAGTTCCTTTTCATGAAATCAGTGAGTATGTTGGTGGAGAAGATGAACCAGTAGCAGCCGTCATGCTGAAGATCGAAGGAGACGCTCCTGGAACGATGTTCTTTATGATACCAATTCAAGAAGCAAACGAGCTCATTCGCTACTTAACTGGTAACTCGTCAACAGATTTGATTGATGAGATAAATGGTGATAGCGAATCAATCTCGGTGTCTGCGTTTAATGAGGTAGGTAATATCTTAGCAGGGTCCTATTTGTCCTCCCTATCTGACTTCACAGGATTAACACTTGCTCCAACACCACCAGCAAGTGCTGTAGACATGGCAACGGCTATTTTATCTTATGGATTAATTGAAGTATCAAAAGAAATGGATTCTGCGCTTGTTATTGATACTGTGATCACAGAGCCTGATACGACCATTCAAACAATGAGAGGACACTTCTTTTTGCTTCCTGATCCAGACTCTTTAGCTACCATTTTTACCTCATTAGGAGTAAACGACTATGACAACGATCATTAA
- a CDS encoding chemotaxis protein CheW, with protein sequence MTDAILQEVKVIVFQLKDEEYGVEVEQVKSIERVQHITRVPSTPDFVEGVINLRGVVTPIVDLRKRFGIDGIDHSETTRVIIVTVKDMDVGLVVDAANDVIDISRDAVEPTPEVVGGVEADYIRGVAKLEKRLLILLNLDKVLNSKELEEMKDIEK encoded by the coding sequence ATGACAGATGCTATTTTACAAGAAGTAAAGGTTATCGTTTTTCAGCTTAAAGACGAAGAGTATGGTGTAGAGGTAGAGCAGGTAAAGTCCATTGAGCGTGTGCAACACATTACTCGCGTTCCAAGTACACCTGATTTTGTAGAAGGTGTCATTAACCTTCGAGGAGTGGTTACGCCAATCGTTGACTTAAGAAAGCGATTTGGCATTGACGGAATCGATCATTCAGAGACAACACGAGTCATTATCGTAACGGTGAAAGACATGGATGTAGGTCTGGTTGTAGACGCTGCTAATGATGTCATTGATATTTCTCGAGATGCAGTGGAGCCAACCCCTGAAGTAGTCGGAGGCGTTGAAGCTGATTACATTCGAGGAGTAGCTAAACTTGAGAAGCGACTTCTTATTCTTCTAAATTTAGATAAAGTGTTAAATTCGAAAGAATTAGAAGAGATGAAAGACATCGAGAAGTAG
- a CDS encoding protein-glutamate methylesterase/protein-glutamine glutaminase has protein sequence MINVLVVDDSAFMRKMIGDMLDSEPDIHVVARARNGKDAVEKSLQYKPDVITMDVEMPIMSGLEALTHILKSHKIPVIMLSSLTKTGAETTIRAMELGAFDFIAKPSGSISLDIDKVKHELLDRVRIASKVPLSKLGKISVRSEPLQISATQAQAKPTHTIVAIGTSTGGPKALQTVLRQLPENFPFPIMIVQHMPKGFTKSLAERLNSLCEIGVKEAEDGEILKKGIAYIAPGGYHLKVRGVGTSVAIRLDQDELVSGHRPSVDAMFMSLADAKVKRVIAITMTGMGSDGKKGLIQLKESLHTIAIAESEQTCVVFGMPRAAISTQLVDEVADLDSIASTLMKHC, from the coding sequence ATGATAAACGTATTAGTTGTTGACGACTCCGCTTTTATGAGGAAAATGATCGGCGATATGTTAGATAGCGAACCAGACATTCATGTTGTAGCCCGGGCGAGAAATGGAAAGGATGCTGTTGAAAAATCGCTTCAATATAAACCTGATGTTATTACAATGGATGTTGAAATGCCTATCATGTCAGGGCTTGAAGCATTAACTCATATACTTAAATCACATAAAATACCAGTTATCATGCTTTCAAGTCTTACAAAAACAGGCGCTGAAACAACGATTCGAGCTATGGAACTTGGAGCATTCGATTTTATAGCAAAGCCTTCTGGCTCTATTTCGTTAGATATAGATAAAGTAAAGCATGAGTTATTAGATCGTGTTCGTATCGCTTCGAAAGTGCCACTTTCTAAATTAGGCAAGATTAGCGTTCGCTCTGAACCTTTACAGATATCAGCTACTCAAGCACAAGCTAAACCAACTCATACCATTGTGGCTATTGGCACATCTACTGGTGGTCCAAAGGCACTACAAACAGTCCTACGTCAACTTCCTGAAAATTTCCCATTTCCAATAATGATTGTCCAGCATATGCCAAAAGGATTTACGAAGTCTTTAGCAGAAAGACTTAATTCTCTTTGTGAAATTGGGGTAAAAGAGGCAGAAGACGGAGAAATATTAAAAAAAGGTATTGCCTATATTGCTCCAGGAGGATACCATTTAAAGGTAAGGGGAGTTGGGACTTCTGTCGCGATACGTTTAGACCAAGATGAGCTCGTTAGTGGACACCGTCCTTCCGTCGATGCCATGTTTATGTCATTAGCAGACGCAAAAGTAAAACGAGTTATTGCGATTACGATGACAGGGATGGGCAGTGATGGGAAAAAAGGGCTCATTCAGTTAAAGGAATCTTTACATACAATTGCAATAGCGGAATCAGAGCAAACGTGCGTAGTTTTTGGAATGCCACGAGCTGCTATTTCAACTCAACTAGTAGATGAGGTTGCTGATTTGGACTCCATCGCATCTACACTAATGAAGCACTGTTAA
- the flhF gene encoding flagellar biosynthesis protein FlhF, whose amino-acid sequence MKVKKYIAKDMSEAMTKIRGELGSDAVILNSKRVESGGFFGLFTKKNIEVIAAIDPEIKTQPKEKVKPRVRARSEDTTKLSREIKELKSLITTMQSHASEQEYPAMLESINTFLKEQDIADTYRLTIMKRLLKSWYTSNEGLSEEEINAFVKEELLALLPDKPRNAKRYLNVFGPTGVGKTTTIAKIASHAVIKENKKVAFITTDTFRIAAIEQLKTYAKILDVPVEVAYTIEDFKKAVDQFNDYDFILIDSAGRNFRNPLYVNQLKEIINFQDDMENHLVLSLTSKYRDMKKIVEQFQLISIDHVIFTKADETDTVGAMLSISADYHLAPSFITNGQNVPDDLEVATPTILINKVMESGDHG is encoded by the coding sequence ATGAAGGTAAAAAAATATATAGCAAAAGACATGAGTGAGGCCATGACAAAAATTCGCGGAGAATTAGGCAGTGATGCTGTCATTTTAAATTCGAAACGAGTGGAGTCTGGGGGATTCTTCGGGCTATTCACTAAGAAGAATATTGAAGTAATTGCTGCAATTGATCCTGAAATAAAAACACAGCCGAAGGAAAAAGTGAAGCCTCGAGTGCGAGCACGCTCAGAGGATACGACAAAATTAAGTCGCGAAATTAAGGAGCTCAAAAGCTTAATCACGACGATGCAGTCTCATGCGAGTGAGCAGGAATATCCTGCTATGCTTGAATCCATCAATACATTCTTAAAAGAGCAGGATATCGCGGATACGTATCGGCTTACCATTATGAAGCGACTACTGAAATCTTGGTATACATCGAATGAGGGACTGTCAGAAGAGGAAATTAACGCTTTCGTAAAAGAAGAGTTACTCGCGCTTCTTCCAGACAAACCGAGAAATGCGAAGCGATATTTAAATGTGTTTGGACCGACTGGCGTTGGGAAAACAACAACTATCGCTAAAATTGCGTCCCATGCCGTTATTAAAGAAAATAAAAAAGTAGCATTTATTACAACAGATACATTTCGTATTGCTGCTATCGAGCAACTAAAAACGTACGCAAAAATTCTAGATGTGCCTGTAGAAGTTGCTTATACGATCGAAGATTTTAAAAAGGCTGTCGATCAGTTTAACGACTATGATTTTATTTTAATAGACTCAGCGGGGCGTAATTTTAGAAATCCTCTTTATGTGAATCAATTAAAAGAGATTATTAATTTCCAGGATGACATGGAAAACCATCTTGTCCTCTCGCTCACTTCGAAATATCGTGATATGAAAAAGATTGTCGAACAGTTTCAACTTATTTCAATTGATCATGTTATTTTTACCAAAGCAGATGAAACCGATACGGTCGGAGCTATGCTTAGTATAAGTGCAGACTACCATCTTGCACCAAGTTTTATTACAAACGGTCAAAATGTGCCTGACGATTTAGAAGTCGCGACTCCTACTATTCTTATTAATAAGGTAATGGAGAGTGGAGACCATGGCTGA
- a CDS encoding MinD/ParA family protein encodes MADQAEALRKRLESKDIGQSGPTKVVAIVSGKGGVGKSNVAVNTSIRLQQLGKRVLIIDLDIGMANIDILLGETSSSSVVDMLNKEQSIWSIMESGPLGLTYVAGGSGLNQLFEMDDTKSSFFYRQLESLDQQFDYIFLDMGAGVTEDSFHFLLAAHEVILVTTPEPTSITDAYAMLKYITLKDETLPISMIVNRASSDKDGKQTYQNLQNVAQQFLQKELTYLSSIMNDQIVWKAVRKQRPYLLFAPKSKPSEGIKNVVDAFLLQQGQTVESSEEPFANFLTKLKGFMRSKKEG; translated from the coding sequence ATGGCTGATCAGGCGGAGGCACTTCGAAAAAGGCTTGAGTCGAAAGACATTGGTCAATCTGGTCCGACAAAAGTTGTAGCAATTGTGAGTGGCAAAGGTGGCGTTGGGAAGTCGAATGTCGCTGTAAATACGTCTATTCGCCTGCAACAGCTCGGTAAAAGAGTGCTTATTATTGATTTAGATATTGGAATGGCAAACATTGATATCTTGCTAGGGGAGACGTCTTCCTCCTCTGTCGTAGATATGCTTAATAAGGAACAATCTATCTGGTCCATTATGGAGTCTGGTCCGCTCGGCTTAACATACGTAGCAGGTGGGAGCGGCTTAAATCAACTATTCGAAATGGATGACACTAAGTCCTCCTTCTTTTATCGGCAGCTAGAATCATTAGATCAGCAGTTTGACTACATCTTTTTAGATATGGGTGCTGGTGTTACGGAGGATTCGTTTCACTTTCTACTCGCAGCTCATGAAGTCATTTTAGTTACGACTCCTGAGCCAACGTCTATTACAGACGCTTATGCAATGCTTAAGTATATTACGCTCAAAGATGAGACATTGCCAATCTCCATGATTGTTAATCGTGCCTCCTCTGATAAAGATGGCAAACAAACGTATCAGAATCTTCAAAATGTAGCGCAACAATTTTTGCAAAAAGAGCTCACATATTTATCTAGTATTATGAATGACCAAATCGTTTGGAAAGCTGTAAGGAAACAACGTCCGTATTTGCTGTTTGCACCAAAGTCTAAGCCCTCAGAAGGTATCAAAAATGTTGTGGACGCATTCTTATTGCAGCAAGGGCAAACGGTCGAGTCGTCTGAGGAGCCTTTCGCTAATTTCCTAACTAAATTAAAAGGGTTTATGAGATCTAAAAAAGAGGGGTGA
- a CDS encoding chemotaxis protein CheA, whose product MDRSQYLDMFIDESTEHLQAVNDNLLKLENNPNDLSIVNEVFRSAHTLKGMAATMGYDDLASLTHHMENVLDAIRNNKLAPESGILDVVFESVDDLEAMVNDIASGGEGKRDVTEAVRKLEAAESGEKAIEEVSEQSMPAFEASPGSSMAFDNFEETVLRQSYEQGYKAYHLTITLSKDVILKAARVFMVFEILEQIGEVIKTVPSVDQLEEEKFDLSFEVVVVTKDSSEEAIAKVMKVSEVHNVDAKVIDASTTEQQDHDESKTSEIEQAPVVQPTQTKEAVATSSKEEKTTQGGKTIRVNIDRLDSLMNLFEELVIDRGRLEQISKDLDSQELTETVEHMSRISGDLQTIILNMRMVPVEQVFNRFPRMVRGLAKDLSKKVSLEIIGAETELDRTVIDEIGDPLVHLLRNSIDHGVETPEKRRASGKGEEGSITLRAYHSGNHVFIEVSDDGAGINRDKVLQKAITSGVVTEEAGQTLSDRQVYELLFSSGLSTADEISDISGRGVGLDVVKSKIESLGGNVTVDSKPGNGTTFLIQLPLTLSIISVMLVEVQKEIYAVPLSSIIETAIIKKEDIMAAHNQKVIDFRGSVVPLLDLTDFFDVPRTEEDNDYVSIVIVRKGDKMAALVVNSFIGQQEIVLKSLGNYLQSVVAISGATILGNGQVALIVDCNALIK is encoded by the coding sequence GTGGATCGTAGTCAATATCTAGATATGTTTATCGATGAGAGCACGGAGCATTTACAGGCAGTAAACGACAATTTATTAAAGCTTGAGAACAACCCTAATGATCTATCTATTGTAAATGAAGTCTTTAGGTCGGCCCACACGCTAAAAGGGATGGCAGCAACAATGGGGTACGATGACTTAGCAAGCCTAACTCATCATATGGAAAACGTGTTAGATGCTATTCGCAATAATAAGCTAGCACCTGAATCTGGAATACTTGATGTTGTATTTGAATCTGTGGACGACTTAGAAGCAATGGTGAATGACATTGCTTCTGGTGGTGAAGGTAAAAGAGACGTGACAGAGGCCGTTCGTAAGCTTGAAGCGGCTGAAAGTGGAGAGAAAGCTATAGAAGAGGTTTCTGAACAGAGCATGCCTGCTTTTGAGGCTTCGCCTGGATCTTCTATGGCATTCGATAACTTTGAGGAAACGGTTTTAAGACAATCTTACGAGCAAGGGTATAAAGCGTACCATTTGACGATTACTCTTTCAAAGGATGTCATTTTAAAAGCTGCGCGTGTGTTTATGGTATTTGAAATTTTAGAACAAATTGGTGAAGTTATTAAGACTGTGCCAAGCGTGGATCAACTTGAAGAAGAGAAATTCGATCTATCTTTCGAGGTTGTCGTTGTAACAAAAGACTCTTCTGAGGAAGCAATCGCTAAAGTCATGAAGGTCTCAGAGGTCCATAACGTTGATGCAAAAGTGATAGATGCATCTACCACTGAGCAGCAAGATCACGATGAGTCTAAGACATCAGAAATCGAACAAGCTCCAGTTGTACAACCAACGCAGACGAAAGAAGCTGTAGCAACTTCGTCAAAAGAGGAGAAAACAACGCAAGGCGGTAAGACGATTCGAGTTAATATTGATCGCCTTGACAGCTTAATGAATTTATTCGAAGAGCTCGTTATTGACCGTGGTCGTTTAGAGCAAATTTCGAAAGATTTAGATAGTCAGGAGTTAACGGAGACGGTTGAGCACATGTCACGTATTTCTGGCGATTTGCAGACCATTATTTTAAACATGCGAATGGTTCCTGTGGAGCAAGTTTTTAATCGCTTCCCACGAATGGTTCGCGGACTAGCTAAAGATCTCTCTAAAAAGGTCTCCTTAGAGATTATTGGAGCAGAAACCGAGCTTGACCGCACTGTCATTGATGAGATTGGGGATCCACTTGTTCACTTACTGCGAAATTCTATTGATCATGGTGTGGAAACGCCTGAAAAGAGACGTGCAAGTGGAAAAGGTGAGGAAGGTAGTATTACTCTTCGAGCATACCATAGTGGTAACCACGTTTTTATTGAGGTATCCGATGACGGAGCTGGAATTAATCGAGATAAAGTATTACAAAAGGCAATCACAAGTGGAGTTGTCACAGAGGAAGCGGGACAAACGTTATCAGATCGCCAAGTCTATGAGCTACTATTCTCAAGTGGCTTAAGTACAGCTGATGAGATCTCTGACATCTCTGGACGCGGTGTAGGCTTAGACGTTGTAAAAAGTAAAATCGAATCCTTAGGTGGTAACGTTACGGTCGATTCTAAGCCTGGTAATGGAACAACGTTTTTAATTCAGCTTCCACTAACGCTATCGATTATTTCAGTCATGCTAGTAGAGGTTCAAAAAGAGATTTATGCTGTACCGCTTTCTTCGATCATTGAAACAGCCATTATTAAAAAGGAAGACATTATGGCAGCTCACAATCAAAAAGTCATTGATTTTAGAGGAAGTGTCGTACCGCTTCTTGATTTAACAGACTTCTTCGATGTCCCTCGTACAGAGGAAGATAATGACTATGTGTCTATTGTCATTGTGCGTAAAGGAGATAAAATGGCTGCACTTGTCGTTAACTCGTTTATTGGACAGCAAGAAATTGTACTAAAGTCTTTAGGTAATTACTTGCAGTCTGTTGTCGCGATTTCTGGTGCAACAATCTTAGGTAATGGTCAAGTGGCGCTTATTGTTGACTGTAATGCTCTTATAAAATAA